The Ignavibacteria bacterium genome contains the following window.
AATTTTTACATTCATTTATTCCAAATTATGGAATAGTTATCATCATCTTTTCATTAATAATTAAAATCCTTCTTCATCCATTGACAAAACAAAGTATGACGTCGATGAAGAAGATGCAGCTTTTGCAGCCGATGATGAATGAGATTAGAGAAAAGTATAAGGACGATCCGCAGAAGATGAATCAGGAAGTGATGAAATTATATCAGACTTATGGAATTAATCCTGCAGGCGGATGTCTTCCAATTTTGCTTCAAATGCCAATTTTGATTGCATTATACGGTCTCTTCCGTGCAACAATTGAATTAAGACAACAACCTTTTACACTTTGGATTACAGATTTATCGGTTCCAGATACAATTGTGCATTTGCCATTCCGACTTCCATTCTTTATGATTAATGAAATCAGCGGGCTTGCACTTCTTCTTGGTATTACAATGTTCATTCAACAAAAAATGAGCATTACCGATCCAAGACAGAAAGCGATGATTTATATTATGCCAATTCTTTTCACTTTGCTTTTTAATAGTTTTCCCTCCGGTTTGAATCTTTACTATTTTATGTTTAATCTTTTCTCGATTGCTCAGCAGTATTATATGAATAAATTTTCGAAACCAATTGAATTGAAACCTGTTGACAGAAAATCTAAAAAAGGATTTATGCAACGATTGATGGAACAGGCTGAGCAAAATGCAAAGGAAAGAAGAAAAAGATTAGCCAAAGGAAAATTTTAATTCTAATTTCAATGTGATGCGTAATGTTTTAACTGCTATTTTAATTCTTGTTTTTTTTAGTTCTGTTTATTCTCAGAATCAGATAAAAACTGAATTTAGAGAAGTTCCGCTTCCATTTGGGCTCTTAAAAAAAGTCCCTGTCGAAAAACCCAAAGTTGCATTAGTGCTTTCTGGAGGTGGTGCGAGAGGCGCAGCTCAGGTCGGTGTTCTTAAAGCTCTTTTTGAAAATGGAATTAAACCCGATTTAATTGTAGGGACAAGTTTTGGGTCGATTGTCGGCGGGCTGTATGCTAGCGGATATACAATTGATCAGCTTGACTCAATACTTGTTAATACTAATTGGGATGATATCGTTTCACCCTCGCCTCAAAAGAAAAGATCAAATCTTTTCGTCGAACAAAAGATTACAGAAGATAGAAGTATTCTAACATTAGAACTTGAAGGTTTAAAACCTGTCATACCAACCTCAGTTAGTACGGGACAAAATCTTGTCAATTATCTTAATCAATTGATTATTCAGGCTCCTTTACATTCTAAAGAAAGTTTTGATGAACTTTTAATTCCCTTTAGAGCTGTTTGCACAGATCTTTTAACAGGGAAGCCAGTCATTCTTTCAGATGGTGATTTAAGTGAAGCGATGCGTGCAAGTTCAAGTGTATCTTTTTTGCTTTCTCCAATTCCAAGAGATACCTTCCTTTTAGCGGATGGCGGTTTAGTTGCAAATATTCCTGTTAGAATCGCAAAACAGCTCGGAGCAGAGATTGTTATTGCTGTTAACACTACAAGTTCATTGAGATCAAAAGAAGAATTAAAACTTCCCTGGTTCCTTGCCGATCAGGTCGTAAGCATTCCACTTAAAACGATTGAGCAGCTGGATTTACAGGAAGCCGATTTTGTTATTACCCCTGAAATTTTTCATCAATCAACGGATTTTAGCGGGCTCGACTCATTAATCCTCAAAGGATATGAAACAGCTTCAAAAATTGCTCCTGAAATTAAAAAAGCAATTGATCAAGAATATTTAAATCGATTAGAAGAAAAATCTTTTGATATTCGCTCGATAAAATATCAGGGAAGCGGAAGCAGTAAAATAGATCTCGCAATTTTAAATCTAATTAAGCTTGATAAATTCAATTCATCAACTCTTCTAAAAAATTTTTATGATTTCTGCGAAGATGACTTTTCTTTCATCGAAATGAGCCTATATCCAGAAGGTGATTATTTGTCATATAAACTTAAGTGGAAAGAGAAACCAGTAATTAGGGAAGTATTTGTTAATAATGCTGCATCTCTGATTAAAATTGGAATTTACGACGATATAATGAAAATCAAAGGTCAAAAATTTAATGAAGAAAAAATCGCTGATCATTTCCTTGATGTTCTAAGAAAACTCCGAAAGTTAAATCTATCTTTACTGACCATTGATAAAATCGATTTTGATGAAAGAAATAATGTACTGAATATTAACTTTACTTCGGGCGAAGTTGACTCAGTAATTATTCTTGGAAATACAAAAACGAACTATTCAGTTATTGAAAGAGAAATTGTCGTAAAACCGAATCAGATTTTTGATATCGAAGATCTTAAGAAAAGTATGACCAATCTTGAAGCCACAAATCTTTTTGAAAATGTTTTTGCTTATTATTTACAAGAAAATGGCAGAGAGAATTTATTTTTCAAAGTCAAAGAAAAAAACACTGGACTGGCAAGGTTCGGACTTAGAAGCGATAACGAACGAAATGTACAAATTGCTCTTGATATTAGAGATGAGAATTTTAATGGAACAGGTACCGAAATTGGAGCTCAATTTTTTGGTGGATTAAGAAATCATTTCATTGGTATTGAACATCGTTCAAATAGAATTTTTAACACTTATTTGAATTACAAGCTTAGAGTGTTTTATTCTTTCATCAATCGAAATTTCTTCGGTGATTCACCTTTTAATACAAGTAAAAGATGGGAAAGAATGCAAATTGGTTCTTATGATATCCGAAAAACTGGAATTGCTTTTTCGACAGGTTCCCAGGTTGAAAAACTTGGAATGGTCTTCATTGAAACCAGATATGAACTGGCTCGATTTACTCCAAATAATATTCAGGGATTAAACAAAACAGATTTTAATCTTTCTGTTTTGAAATTGAGTACTCTTTTTGACTCAAGAGATAAGTATCCTTTCCCGACCGAAGGAATTTATCTAAACACATTTTATGAAAGTTCTTTGAAAGCATTTGGCGGAAAAACGAGTTACTCAAGGATTTATTTTGAATATGAATCAAACACGACTTATTTCAGCCGTCACCGATTAACGACAAAATTGGTTTTTGGATTTGGTGATGAGACACTCCCGTTTTTTGAACAATTCCGTCTTGGAGGACAGAATTCATTTTTTGGTTTAAGGGAAGACGATTTTCTTGGAAGACAAATTTTGGTCACTTCTCTGGAATATCAATTTTATCTTCCCTTTAAAATATTTTTTGATACTTATCTAAAACTTCGTTACGATCTTGGTGGAATCTGGAGCAGTGCAGCATCAATTAAGTTTGATGAACTCAGACATGGTTTTGGCTTTACAATTGCATTTGATACACCAATCGGACCGGCTGATTTTTCTATAGGGCGAAGTTTTTACATTCGTAAGGATCTGTTGAAAAAACCATTGAGTCTTGGACCTTACTTATTCTATTTCTCAATTGGATATCCGCTGATTTAAATCTTAAATGTTATCAAGATTAATTCGGCATCATTACCGATTTTAATTGGCGGTCCCCATGTTCCAATTCCAGATGAAACATAAAAATGTGTCTTACCTTTCTTTTTATATCCCCAGCTTAATTCGTAAACTAAATTTGTAATCAAGTTTGCCGGTGCGATTTGCCCGTGATGAGTATGTCCAGAAAGTTGTAAATCTATTGAGTTTTCAACTGCTTCGTTTAGATTTAATGGTTGATGATCAATTAAAATTTTAGGTTTTTCGATTTCAAGTTTACTTACAAGTTCTTCGAGTGATTTTCTTTTGATATCGGTAAAATTGTTTTTGCTGAAATCTTCTCTTCCAATTACATAGAATGAGCTATCTATTAAAACATGCTCGTCCCTGATGAATTTAAT
Protein-coding sequences here:
- a CDS encoding BamA/TamA family outer membrane protein; protein product: MRNVLTAILILVFFSSVYSQNQIKTEFREVPLPFGLLKKVPVEKPKVALVLSGGGARGAAQVGVLKALFENGIKPDLIVGTSFGSIVGGLYASGYTIDQLDSILVNTNWDDIVSPSPQKKRSNLFVEQKITEDRSILTLELEGLKPVIPTSVSTGQNLVNYLNQLIIQAPLHSKESFDELLIPFRAVCTDLLTGKPVILSDGDLSEAMRASSSVSFLLSPIPRDTFLLADGGLVANIPVRIAKQLGAEIVIAVNTTSSLRSKEELKLPWFLADQVVSIPLKTIEQLDLQEADFVITPEIFHQSTDFSGLDSLILKGYETASKIAPEIKKAIDQEYLNRLEEKSFDIRSIKYQGSGSSKIDLAILNLIKLDKFNSSTLLKNFYDFCEDDFSFIEMSLYPEGDYLSYKLKWKEKPVIREVFVNNAASLIKIGIYDDIMKIKGQKFNEEKIADHFLDVLRKLRKLNLSLLTIDKIDFDERNNVLNINFTSGEVDSVIILGNTKTNYSVIEREIVVKPNQIFDIEDLKKSMTNLEATNLFENVFAYYLQENGRENLFFKVKEKNTGLARFGLRSDNERNVQIALDIRDENFNGTGTEIGAQFFGGLRNHFIGIEHRSNRIFNTYLNYKLRVFYSFINRNFFGDSPFNTSKRWERMQIGSYDIRKTGIAFSTGSQVEKLGMVFIETRYELARFTPNNIQGLNKTDFNLSVLKLSTLFDSRDKYPFPTEGIYLNTFYESSLKAFGGKTSYSRIYFEYESNTTYFSRHRLTTKLVFGFGDETLPFFEQFRLGGQNSFFGLREDDFLGRQILVTSLEYQFYLPFKIFFDTYLKLRYDLGGIWSSAASIKFDELRHGFGFTIAFDTPIGPADFSIGRSFYIRKDLLKKPLSLGPYLFYFSIGYPLI